ctTCATCTTAAAAATGTTTCATAGTCCTTCCAGGTAAGGGAGAGGCCATGGGCGACCTGGGTGGATTGCATCACTGGATCTTAAGAATGTACCGTAGACTAGAAGATACTGTAACCTGCAACCACACACCACTAACTCTAGCCCCAGTGTCCCCAGAGAAGACCCCCCCATTATCcactcagtgtagggttgccaggtctctctttgtcaccggcaggaggtttttggggcagagcctgaggagggcagggtttggggagagacttcaatgccaaagagtccaatggccaaagcggccattttctctaggggaactgatctttcagttgtaatagcaaatctccagctagtacctggaggttggcaaccctaactcaatgTACGTACTCCTGAACAGCAAGTTCTTTCAGGGTCACTGCTTTTCTGGGTCCTTTCTTGGCTCTTCTCTCTTCCAGTTTCTCTTGTAAGGACACAAAGTCCTTGCCAAGTTCATACGCCATGGAGATCATTGTTTCCAGCAGGGGCATAAAGTATCTGTGCTTGGGATGGTTCTGAAGGCGCCGTAAGGCTTTCTCTCCAAATTCATAGCCGCTTCTGGAATCATCTAGGTCTTTGTGACAGATGAGAATGGCACAAAGGGTTGGGACCAGAAGAATCGGCCTGTGCTTGATTAGTTTTTCCTGCAGGGGCACAACTTGCAGAAATATCTCCAAAGCTCTGGTATACTGTCCTCCACGTAGGCAACTGTAGGCTTCCTCCATTTCGAGTCCTATTAAGAAATCGATAAACGTACTCGACGTCTGGATACATTCCATGGAATAGAGAAGCCGCAGGTAATCCTGGAAGGCTAATTTCCTCTCCATGATAACGTCTTCCGTGAAGTTCCCAGTCAAGCTCTTTTTGGGAAAGGGAACGTCTTCCATTTCATCATAAAACGTCTTCAAAAGGTTTGCGTGCAGCCTTTCGAAATCTGAGTACCGGCGCTCAATTATTGATCTGTTGCTGTCGAAACTGCCAGTTTGGATGATGATGATTTGGTATTTCTAACAGGAAACAAAccaacaggggaaaaaaagaaaagaaatcaaaccATCTTCAAGCTTGGCACAAGCAAAAGGTTGGCATCATGGCAAACTCATAACTGCTTCTCAGGGCCGAGCTAAGCCAATCGGATTGGCTTTCTCTTCATCCTGAGAAGAAAGGGATCCAATCAGGATGAAGGTTGTATTTGGGTATGGAGAGTAGTGCTTTTTGCACAGTGGACAAACCAGACTTGAGGATCATGGCCTTCAACAGCTGATCAGCCCCTACCTTGTGGATCCCTACCACAAAGCTCTTGATTCCAGATCCATCTTAATTCATCTCTCCAGTATATCAACCCCATAAACCTTGTGCAAATGTACCCCTGCCCGTTGTCCTAACCATGGTTATGAGACCAGACGTCTCCAGTGGGAgcatttctcctcccctcttatTTCTGAGTTCCCcctttctttcattttaaaagctaACTATGGCTAGTGTTATGTTCgcgccactttttttttttggctacaaAAGTTAATTTGTAAACTATGGGTTTGGCGCTAACCATGGTTAGGAGTCAAGACATGCCCAGTGGGACTGTGCTTCCCCTTCTTCGTTCCCTCTCATGTgtgatttcccccttcctttcgtTTTCAGAGCTAATTGTGGCTAGTGTTCGGTGTACATCACAGAGGGCTCCCCCCCAACCCTGGTTAGCTCAAATAACACTTTTCAGACTACACGTTGGAGCTTTCCATGGCTAATGAATACTGCTGGTGGTGGTGTGCTAGCCCCAGTTATCTGTCTActacattttttatcccacctttcctcctaggagctcaggatggcatatgaggtcccctcccccattttagcaaccctatgaggtagattaggtggaGTGGGAGGCTGGCTGGCCCAGAGTCATGGCTAAGCTGGGATCTTCCTGGTCCAATATTCCAAACATTATCTCATACTAGCTCTTGATTAGCTAGTGGATTTTGAAATCtttttgggaaagggagaggatTCCATGATTTGGCAATAGGTTGAGGCTGTTCAGTACTATTTCACATTCCCTCATGAGCTTACCACATACTTAGAGAAGGCCTTCTCTACAATTCTGGCAGACGGGATTTCAAAAAGTACTTTGACTGCTCGGCAATTGCGTTTCTCATTCCTCCAGTATTCCTGAAGTTCTTTTGTGGTCATGGAAGAGTTGGGACTTAGAGAGTTCTTTGGACTTCTGTTAGCACCTAAAATGAAACATCAACTGTGTGTTTGAGTCCAAGCAATAACTCAGGCACCTGGTGCTCTCTACTCATCCATAGTAGCTCTCCAAGGTGTTTCTGTACCCTGATTTAAGCTAAGTTGCCAGGACTGGAATTCATTATTTTACATATTTGAAGTATGAGATCCACTGTTGAGCTCTGCAATGGAAATTGCTAGATTGTCCCCCttcccatcctccccccaaaGTTCAACAACAGGtacagggtgagagattccatttctctctctctagaagaagaagaagaagaaaaagaagaaaaagaagaaaaagaagaaaaagaacataagagttcgaagaagaagaagaagagttggttttatatgccaaatttctctaccacttaaggaagactcaaaccggcttacaatcaccttcccttcccctccccacaccctgtgaggtaggtggggctgtaagagctctaagagagctgtgactagcccaaggtcacccagctggcttcatgtgtaggagtgggaaaaccaacctggttcaccagattagcctccgctgctcatgtgtaggaatgaggaatcaaacctggttctccagatcagagtccactgctccaaaccactgttcttaacctaTACACCATGGTCACTCTATaggactacaccatgctggctcaatagGACTAGGGTTGTAGAActaatcagaaatctaaaaacagaaagatgtagacaagctggaacgtgtccagaggggggcaacaaagatggtgaggggtctggagaccaagtcctatgaggaaaggttgaaggagctgggtatgtttagcttgaagaggagaagactgagaggggatatgatgaccatcttcaagttcttgaaaggctgtcatagagaggatggtgccgagttgttttctgttgccccaggagattggaccagaaccaacgggttgaaattaaatcaaaacagtttccatcttgacattaggaagaattttctaacagttagagctgttcctcagtggaacaggcttcctcgggaggtggtgagctctccttcccttggggtttttaagaagaggttagatggccatctgtcagcaatgctgattctgtgaccttaggcagatgatgagagggagggcatcttggccatcttctggtcactgggtgtgtgtgtgggggggaggtagttgtgaatttcctgcattgtgcagggggttggactagatgaccctggtggtaccttccaactctataattctatgattctaacaggaCTGAAGCAAAGTTTAGggattaacatgacacattaaatgatgaaaAAATCACACAGTAGgaccctagtttcagcaagcaaAACACAGTGGTATACACCACAGTATCTAACATCTTATCTAAGTAAcaaatcattttgtacagtgcaaactctattgcctgtgtagaaaagccctcttgaataattcagttttgcatagtttgcaggaaGCCAGGAGaaggggagccttcctgacttcctcaggcaggccattacATAAGGtaggggccacaacggagaaggcacatgtatgggcacttactaattttgcccattttcaggTTGGCACCTGTAGAAGACCTTGCTCAAATGAGGgaagctgtcatggcagtgcATAGGGggagagcagacaatactgaccaatggCCTGCCTCAgttaagggggaggggctgtggctcagtggtagagcatctgcttggcatgcagaaggtcccaggttcaatccccggcatctccagttaaaggaactgggccagtaggtgatgtgaaagacctctgcctgagaccatggagagccgctgccggtctgagtagacgatactgacttcatgtgttcatgtgttcaagacaatATGTTCATGCATGATCTAAATCAGagatgttgaactcaattgttacaagggccagatggacataaatgccacttggttgggctgggccagtcctcgccagtccagattgagagtggcgggggggatggctgcctcatgggcaggataagagctttcaaggggccggatccggcccgcgggccttatggtTGACACCCCCGATCTAAATAGTAGGATGGCAGATTATAAATCGTTActgtggaggagggaggtgttGTTGGCAAATGTATATTTTGGAGCCAGTCTTTGAAAATCACCCCCAAGGTGGGTTTTGTTACTGGCTATGTCATCTGTTTTACTTGGTACTCATGTGAAACCGTTTCCTTAGAAGTTCCTATTTTCGGCTGCCAAATGGCAGGTCACCGAGTGCTATTTCAGTCCTGACGCTGAGGGTAAATTCTATTTGAGCTGAAACAAATTTGGTGTAACTCAAGGCAACCAGATGCAAAACCAGCAAGGCCTAACCTGTGAGATCGCTAGTTTCTTTCTGCTCCTGGTTTCTTCTAAATGAAGTCAGGTCTTCGTATCCATCGTCTTCATCTGAGTGGGCAGCCGCAGCAGAATCGGGTGTGACCCCAGTTGCTTCTTTGTGGTTGCTTTCTCCAGAGTAGGGCAGGcctccttccatggcagagctgtcCAAAAAGGAAGAGAGTCAAGAgcacctgcttagggttgccaactccagcttgggaaattcctggagattttggggggtggagcttggagagggtggagtctgtggcagggagggaggtcagcatggatgtaatgccatagagtccaccctctaaagctacaattcccccccaggggaactgatgtctgtattCTGCAGATGTCATTCTGAGAACTCCAGCCCTcaccaggaggttgacaaccctaaccagtGCAAGCAACTAAAATATGGATCAGTCTGGTAAACAGAACTGGtgtaactggggttgccaatccttcttcgccaccggtgggaagttttttgggcggagcctgaggagggtaaggtttggggaggggagggacttcaatgccatagagtccaattgccaaagtggccattttctccaggtgatctctattggctagagatcagttgtaacagcaggagatctccagctagtacctggaggttggcaaccctaggtgtaactgGGTTGGAGTGGGTGTTGGATACCTGGAAAGACTCACCtaccaggaagggaaggaggaacaaTCAGTCCTTgcagatgatgatgataataaaataaaataaaatataaagaagaagaagaagaaatccaaCTAGAAGACAGTACATATGCAGTATTGGCAGCTATCAGCTAATCAGGGTAAAAGCCCAGGGAAAGCAGTCAGAATATAGCAAGTTCTGGGTGTGCATATATGTGTGCGTGTATGTCAGTGTTCAGAATATTTTTAGGTTcctctttccattaaaaaaaatgctcgaGGCAGCTTAGAAGCTTAGAAacataaaatgataaaacataaaacaatattaattacAACAGATTAAAAGAGGGCAGGTCGAGCCCTTGAAAGCAGCAGCTAAAAAAGCATTGCGTGGTGGAATGCAAACATCAAACGGTCTGCTGAAACAATTCGGTCCCAGTTCGGAGCGGCAATGAACGAACAGATGAAATGTGCTGCAGGGCGCATTATATAAACCGATGAGAATGGAGGGCAAAAGAGAACCcgtgagaaggagaaggagagcccAGTTTCCCACTTTGGTGATACCTCCGCCAGCTGCTGTCTTTTAAAAGGCCGCAGGGGCATGATTTACTCATGATTTAttaataggttgccaacctccaggtagtggcaggagatctcctgctattacaactgatctccagccgatagaggtcagttcacctggagaaaatggttgctttggcaattagactctatggcattgaagtcccccccccctccacaaacaccgccctcctcaggctcagcccccaaaacctcccgctggtggtgaagagggacctggcaaccctagacccaaattcattgatgtttttatatacactttatacacatagcctgaatgtaattttaaacaatgttttaacgttattttgtgtacactgaacaatcagaaagcaaattggcatgctgctgagggcctctgagtaatgctggctcaaaaagcctggttttttttgggtggggggagtccagataagggatattcaacctgtataaCTACTGGTATTGGCTATGTTCTGATTGATCTGTAGGTCATCCCACGTTTTTTACACTGTTCCTAAGTGTATTTCATGGGTCTTTCACAGCAGATCCTTTTTGGAAACTCCTTGGTTTCACAAGTTTCCTGGGCGTCACAATCATCCCATCAATTACGAAAAGCTCCTGACTGCTGTTCCAATGATCTCTTACAAGGAGATCACAGCTGCCTCTGTCTTCTGCCCATCCTTGAATGGACACTTTTTAAAGAATCCTCAATAAGTCATTTTTCTCTGTTCTCGCTTTTGCGTACGGTACattgaaccaccagaaagcaaaggtgtaactatctcaccagaatacctgtatcagctgttaaacaagagcaacaacaaacaatctaacaatggcaggctttcagtctccgcctacgatgcagtgtaccctgtattttattttatttttaggtgagaagaaacatagaaagcaggcagcatggatctgactGCAAgccagctcgaagggtccggttttcgttttttttttagatatatatttttttatgtttataacataaaacaaaacaaaacaaacagttacaataatgaaaacaaaataaaaaaagatacaaaagagtatcaattgtaTGTTCTAGTTCatacattcatagttacaaagttataaagttcaaaaaacaaagatacccttttgaccctccactcaccttaaaaaagtgacccctcaccagacttccgaagaagtgtctaaacagttttaacaataatattaacagtaaaatagaaaagtaataaaacttgtttctataactcactaactaaaatagtaaaatccatttttgccagtttatcccaatatgtgacggccttttcTCAAGTTTTTTTGtaatcttccatatcttttccatgtaggaattctgttaatttggccatcctcatatacatccatagtttctctctccagtcacgaattgaaggttttcGGATATCCAGATAAGAGATGCTCCATCAGTACAAGCCTTCTTTAAGGACACGCCACTCTTTGtcgtc
Above is a genomic segment from Euleptes europaea isolate rEulEur1 chromosome 17, rEulEur1.hap1, whole genome shotgun sequence containing:
- the SNX20 gene encoding sorting nexin-20 yields the protein MEGGLPYSGESNHKEATGVTPDSAAAAHSDEDDGYEDLTSFRRNQEQKETSDLTGANRSPKNSLSPNSSMTTKELQEYWRNEKRNCRAVKVLFEIPSARIVEKAFSKYVKYQIIIIQTGSFDSNRSIIERRYSDFERLHANLLKTFYDEMEDVPFPKKSLTGNFTEDVIMERKLAFQDYLRLLYSMECIQTSSTFIDFLIGLEMEEAYSCLRGGQYTRALEIFLQVVPLQEKLIKHRPILLVPTLCAILICHKDLDDSRSGYEFGEKALRRLQNHPKHRYFMPLLETMISMAYELGKDFVSLQEKLEERRAKKGPRKAVTLKELAVQEYVH